One Nocardia farcinica genomic region harbors:
- a CDS encoding phosphoribosyltransferase, with amino-acid sequence MPFLDRREAGRRLVERVRGFHTADTVVLGVPRGGVPVAYEVAAALGAPLDVAVVRKLRVPYQPELVFGALGEDGVRVVDDKILVRAFVSDSGRAQVETNERAELARTALRLRGGAERLDLHGRTVVIVDDGVATGATARAALATARARGALRTVLAVPVGSVRSIRALAAVADHVVCLETPEMFHSIGHWYRDFAPVEPARVCDLLDGAAAEFRQRARRAAEFRPVR; translated from the coding sequence ATGCCTTTTCTTGACCGCCGGGAAGCGGGCCGGCGTCTGGTCGAGAGAGTGCGCGGGTTCCACACTGCCGACACCGTGGTTCTCGGTGTGCCCCGCGGCGGTGTGCCGGTCGCCTACGAGGTGGCGGCCGCGCTCGGTGCGCCGCTGGACGTGGCGGTGGTACGCAAACTGCGGGTGCCCTACCAGCCGGAGCTGGTGTTCGGCGCGCTGGGCGAAGACGGCGTGCGTGTCGTCGACGACAAGATCCTGGTGCGGGCGTTCGTCTCCGATTCCGGCCGCGCCCAGGTGGAGACCAACGAGCGCGCCGAACTGGCCCGCACCGCGCTGCGCCTGCGCGGCGGCGCCGAACGGCTGGATCTGCACGGCCGCACCGTGGTGATCGTCGACGACGGTGTCGCCACCGGTGCGACGGCCCGCGCCGCGCTGGCCACCGCCCGCGCCCGGGGTGCCCTGCGCACGGTGCTGGCGGTGCCGGTGGGTTCGGTGCGCAGCATCCGGGCGCTGGCCGCGGTCGCCGACCACGTGGTGTGCCTGGAGACGCCGGAGATGTTCCATTCCATCGGGCACTGGTACCGGGATTTCGCGCCGGTGGAGCCGGCGCGGGTGTGTGATCTGCTCGACGGGGCGGCCGCGGAATTCCGGCAGCGCGCCCGGCGCGCGGCCGAATTCCGCCCGGTACGCTGA
- a CDS encoding DUF6131 family protein, whose amino-acid sequence MIILGLILLIVGWLLGINLLVTAGIVVLLVGAVLWIAGSVGRPVGGRRHYY is encoded by the coding sequence GTGATCATTCTCGGATTGATTCTGCTGATCGTCGGCTGGTTGCTCGGCATCAACCTGCTCGTCACCGCGGGCATCGTGGTGTTGCTGGTCGGCGCGGTGCTCTGGATCGCCGGCTCGGTGGGCCGTCCCGTCGGCGGCCGCAGGCACTATTACTGA
- a CDS encoding DUF418 domain-containing protein, whose amino-acid sequence MAGQDAPGAVRREFEALCGVAVCGVLVPGIWRAVDMRDTDPSGERLDGVRQVLAVSLDGRFLAMLAFLFGLGCARAMDAAVRRGQRPHAVLLRGLLVLSVLGAIELWYRPGAVLLPLAVAGAVVLAPAALLPRGAVLALGLGVTVAVALTLGGDLAPVPGLLLLGLAAQRYRLLERAVERPAWLVAVFLLAVPAAVATAVWQWRTPYLELWSSPSGPVAALAGALAYLTGLLLLLRTETGALLTELLAPLGRMALTASLSATPLILLAEPQLRLTDSTRYGAVVVLAAGILAGQIFCSHLWLRWLCDGPLEWVTRSVARWAPAPVLRRRESATASLGLPRH is encoded by the coding sequence ATGGCTGGTCAGGATGCGCCGGGTGCGGTGCGGCGCGAGTTCGAGGCGCTCTGCGGCGTCGCGGTGTGCGGAGTGCTGGTGCCGGGGATCTGGCGGGCCGTGGACATGCGCGACACCGACCCGTCCGGGGAGCGGCTCGACGGCGTGCGGCAGGTGCTCGCGGTGTCGCTCGACGGTCGCTTCCTGGCGATGCTCGCGTTCCTGTTCGGCCTGGGCTGTGCCCGCGCGATGGACGCCGCGGTCCGGCGCGGGCAGCGGCCCCACGCGGTGCTGCTGCGCGGGCTGCTGGTTCTGAGCGTGCTCGGCGCGATCGAGCTGTGGTACCGGCCGGGGGCGGTGCTGCTGCCGCTGGCCGTCGCGGGCGCGGTGGTGCTGGCGCCCGCCGCCCTGTTGCCGCGCGGCGCGGTGCTCGCTCTGGGGCTCGGGGTGACGGTCGCGGTCGCCCTGACCCTGGGCGGCGATCTGGCGCCGGTGCCCGGCCTGCTGCTGCTCGGCCTCGCGGCCCAGCGCTACCGCCTGCTCGAGCGGGCTGTCGAGCGTCCCGCCTGGCTGGTCGCGGTCTTCCTGCTCGCCGTCCCCGCGGCGGTCGCGACGGCCGTATGGCAGTGGCGCACACCGTATCTGGAGCTCTGGAGCAGCCCGAGCGGCCCGGTCGCCGCGCTCGCCGGTGCCCTGGCCTACCTCACCGGGCTCCTGCTGCTGCTGCGGACCGAGACCGGCGCGCTGCTGACCGAGCTGCTGGCGCCGCTGGGCCGGATGGCGCTGACGGCCTCGCTGAGTGCCACCCCGCTGATCCTGCTCGCCGAGCCGCAGCTGCGGCTGACCGACTCGACCCGCTACGGCGCCGTGGTGGTCCTGGCGGCGGGCATTCTCGCCGGGCAGATCTTCTGCAGCCACCTGTGGTTGCGGTGGCTGTGCGACGGGCCGCTGGAGTGGGTGACACGCAGCGTCGCCCGGTGGGCGCCGGCCCCGGTGCTGCGTCGGCGAGAGAGTGCGACGGCATCTCTCGGATTGCCGCGCCATTGA
- a CDS encoding MlaD family protein: protein MKAGSLASLGGIAAIMILGAAYLAFGVVRVDPFAEHTEATMVLRNSGGLGVGSPILLTGIEVGEVTAVRATDAGVEVGFRVDGDHRLPVDSVVTIEHLSALGEPYVQFVPKAAGGPYLRDGQRLDTSDVRTPMSVAEVARLVTKTMNQLDPTVVGSLVETVSTALTGTEAVVPELARSGDLLAATIMARQPRIAELLTSFQLAAADIDWAGPATSAGAPALVRFGQALDELVEAVGRAMLTEGSPQRYLEDDGLVPFLERLTAWLREAGPEIRALLPGLQPLTGAVAEAGPQLDLSALIEQALAGTAEDAVKVRVAVR from the coding sequence ATGAAGGCGGGTTCGCTGGCCTCGCTGGGCGGTATCGCCGCCATCATGATCCTGGGTGCGGCCTACCTGGCCTTCGGTGTGGTGCGGGTGGACCCGTTCGCCGAACACACCGAGGCCACCATGGTGCTGCGCAATTCCGGCGGCCTGGGGGTCGGCTCCCCGATCCTGCTTACCGGAATCGAGGTCGGCGAGGTCACCGCGGTGCGGGCGACCGACGCCGGGGTCGAGGTGGGCTTCCGCGTGGACGGCGACCACCGGCTGCCGGTGGACAGCGTGGTGACCATCGAGCATCTGTCCGCGCTCGGCGAGCCCTACGTGCAGTTCGTGCCCAAGGCCGCGGGCGGGCCCTACCTGCGCGACGGTCAGCGCCTGGACACCTCCGACGTGCGCACCCCGATGTCGGTGGCCGAGGTGGCCCGGCTGGTCACCAAGACCATGAACCAGCTCGACCCGACCGTGGTCGGCTCGCTGGTCGAAACGGTGAGCACCGCGCTCACCGGCACCGAGGCGGTGGTGCCGGAGCTGGCCCGGTCCGGCGACCTGCTGGCGGCCACCATCATGGCCAGGCAGCCCCGGATCGCCGAGCTGCTCACCAGCTTCCAGCTCGCCGCGGCCGACATCGACTGGGCGGGCCCGGCCACCTCCGCGGGCGCGCCCGCCCTGGTCCGATTCGGGCAGGCCCTGGACGAACTCGTCGAGGCGGTCGGCCGGGCCATGCTCACCGAAGGCAGCCCGCAGCGGTATCTGGAGGACGACGGCCTGGTGCCGTTCCTGGAACGGCTCACCGCCTGGCTGCGCGAGGCGGGTCCGGAGATCCGCGCGCTGCTGCCCGGCCTGCAACCCCTCACCGGCGCCGTCGCCGAGGCGGGCCCGCAACTGGACCTGAGCGCACTGATCGAGCAGGCGCTCGCGGGCACCGCCGAGGACGCGGTGAAGGTACGGGTCGCGGTGCGCTGA
- a CDS encoding MlaD family protein: protein MRVPAGRVLRRLFLAPLLTGTIALAGCAFDPSAVPVPGNSVPGPTYALDIEFANVLNLPARAKVIANGAQVGTVEQVTVVPADQAPPGRGGYVVVRTAISASVRLPTATIAELRQNTVLGDIHIALTTPPDGFGELLAPGATIGLDHTRPPVQLEDTMAAMALFVQGGAVNQLQDIVHRINAVMPQDPRETARIAGVLGADAADLAANLDQVDLLLYGLATNAEVLHEIRPELDNILSAASVERMNANAASIAGVTEIFDGLGPVGQSLSWLAPLARSGDAAATAFAPLVTGGPLDLGRPGNLALLVALLRDKIIPFAERGPKVNVTGVRVEGSPVAEDEQVEQIVRTLRMIGAVR, encoded by the coding sequence ATGAGAGTCCCGGCCGGACGTGTCCTGCGCCGCCTGTTCCTGGCGCCGCTGCTGACCGGCACGATCGCGCTCGCGGGGTGCGCGTTCGACCCGTCGGCGGTGCCGGTGCCGGGCAACTCGGTGCCCGGACCGACCTATGCGCTCGACATCGAATTCGCCAACGTGCTCAACCTGCCCGCGCGGGCGAAGGTGATCGCCAACGGCGCCCAGGTCGGCACCGTCGAGCAGGTGACCGTGGTGCCCGCCGACCAGGCGCCGCCCGGTCGCGGCGGGTACGTGGTGGTGCGCACCGCGATCTCCGCATCGGTGCGGCTGCCCACCGCGACCATCGCCGAACTGCGGCAGAACACCGTGCTCGGCGACATCCACATCGCGCTGACCACCCCGCCGGACGGGTTCGGCGAGCTGCTCGCCCCCGGCGCCACCATCGGCCTCGACCACACCCGTCCACCCGTGCAGCTCGAGGACACGATGGCCGCGATGGCGTTGTTCGTGCAGGGCGGCGCGGTGAACCAGTTGCAGGACATCGTGCACCGGATCAACGCGGTCATGCCGCAGGATCCCCGCGAGACCGCCCGGATCGCCGGTGTGCTCGGCGCCGACGCCGCCGACCTGGCCGCCAACCTCGACCAGGTGGATCTGCTGCTCTACGGCCTGGCCACCAATGCCGAAGTGCTGCACGAGATCCGGCCCGAGCTCGACAACATCCTCAGTGCCGCCTCGGTGGAGCGGATGAACGCCAACGCCGCCTCCATCGCCGGGGTCACCGAGATCTTCGACGGTCTCGGCCCGGTCGGCCAGTCGCTGTCCTGGCTGGCACCGTTGGCGCGCTCCGGCGACGCCGCGGCCACCGCGTTCGCGCCGCTGGTCACCGGCGGCCCGCTGGATCTGGGCAGGCCGGGCAATCTGGCGCTGCTGGTCGCGCTGTTGCGGGACAAGATCATCCCGTTCGCCGAGCGCGGGCCGAAGGTGAATGTCACCGGGGTACGGGTGGAGGGCAGTCCCGTCGCCGAGGACGAGCAGGTCGAACAGATCGTCCGGACACTGCGCATGATCGGAGCGGTGCGATGA
- a CDS encoding MlaD family protein: MVKRLLGSQAFMSVAGVVVIAVVAVVGYVLAFEPLRRTESYCAIMPDSIGLYEGNQVTMRGIVVGSVTSVRNQGSGVRVDFEVDADHPVYADASATTVSDTVVADRELAVLASGTTTEPWDSGACITRTLTPKSLTETLTALAQLSDELVGADPAQQNSLAAGLASLDRATADTGPQINELIHKLGSALKSPDADIAHLAGIFDAFSSVSKKVNQYWGDLETMLVRVGPVLDQATDDLLVPGAQLFDALREVLPMLDDLTALFGTEILGLLDRTVPLLKLLRANVGSLRDIVLTTPVLASAFRTAADPETGASGLTYAPPRVALPQPAAEQVCAAVEAIAPGRCAGAENGLVRVDLVSLVLGTVGAR; this comes from the coding sequence ATGGTCAAGCGTCTGCTGGGCAGTCAGGCCTTCATGTCGGTGGCCGGTGTGGTGGTGATCGCGGTGGTGGCCGTGGTCGGTTACGTGCTCGCCTTCGAGCCGTTGCGGCGCACCGAGAGCTATTGCGCGATCATGCCCGACAGCATCGGTCTCTACGAGGGCAACCAGGTGACCATGCGCGGCATCGTGGTCGGCAGTGTCACCTCGGTGCGCAACCAGGGCAGCGGTGTGCGGGTGGATTTCGAGGTCGACGCCGACCATCCGGTCTACGCCGACGCCTCCGCGACCACCGTCTCCGACACCGTCGTCGCCGACCGGGAGCTGGCCGTCCTCGCCTCGGGCACGACCACCGAGCCCTGGGACAGCGGCGCGTGCATCACCCGCACGCTGACACCGAAGAGCCTCACCGAGACACTCACCGCCTTGGCGCAGCTCTCCGACGAACTCGTCGGCGCCGATCCGGCACAGCAGAATTCGCTGGCCGCCGGGCTGGCGTCGCTGGATCGCGCCACCGCCGACACCGGCCCGCAGATCAACGAGCTGATCCACAAGCTCGGCTCCGCGTTGAAATCGCCGGACGCCGACATCGCCCATCTGGCAGGCATCTTCGACGCGTTCTCCTCGGTGTCGAAGAAGGTCAACCAGTACTGGGGCGACCTGGAGACCATGCTGGTGCGGGTGGGGCCGGTGCTCGACCAGGCCACCGACGACCTGCTGGTGCCCGGCGCGCAGTTGTTCGACGCCTTGCGCGAGGTGCTGCCGATGCTCGACGACCTGACCGCCCTGTTCGGGACGGAGATCCTCGGGCTGCTCGACCGCACGGTGCCGCTGCTGAAACTGTTGCGCGCCAACGTCGGATCGCTGCGCGACATCGTGCTCACCACCCCGGTGCTGGCCTCGGCGTTCCGCACCGCCGCCGATCCCGAGACCGGCGCGAGCGGGCTGACCTACGCCCCGCCCCGGGTGGCGCTCCCGCAACCGGCCGCCGAACAGGTCTGCGCCGCGGTCGAGGCGATCGCCCCCGGCCGGTGTGCGGGCGCCGAGAACGGCCTGGTGCGGGTGGATCTGGTGTCCCTGGTACTCGGAACGGTGGGTGCGCGATGA
- a CDS encoding MlaD family protein yields MQTMISRWFGGDRPVLDDAARTRREVRLGIVGVLAVVLGVVAAGVLYAVPLGKSTYTAELTEAQSVKVGDDVRLAGVTVGAVTSLELKPDRVVMRFTVDDDVFVGDQTSLDIRMLTLVGGHYVALFPAGTEPLGDGVIPADRVRLPYSLMETFQDATAPLREVNGDTLRRNLAELDRAVTDAPETLRTTLDTVGSYVDAIDRQRAQVSNAIAVADEYVTMYDGAKSDLRRLMENVILLEDVLIDKRAELREAVALLTSVVQRVAALAPAWESSVRPRADQLSAAIGRLTEMGGTLEPVIATTRELGEKLRTLVIPEEGLVIDQSAQTVPVPAGLELPDVCVPVPGRQC; encoded by the coding sequence ATGCAAACGATGATCTCGCGCTGGTTCGGCGGCGACCGCCCGGTGCTCGACGACGCGGCCCGCACGCGCCGGGAGGTGCGGCTGGGCATCGTCGGTGTGCTGGCCGTGGTGCTCGGCGTGGTCGCCGCCGGGGTGCTGTACGCGGTGCCGCTGGGCAAGTCGACCTACACCGCGGAGCTGACCGAGGCGCAGTCGGTGAAGGTCGGCGACGACGTGCGCCTGGCCGGGGTCACCGTCGGCGCGGTGACGAGCCTGGAGCTGAAGCCGGACCGCGTGGTCATGCGGTTCACCGTCGACGACGACGTGTTCGTCGGCGACCAGACCTCGCTCGACATCCGCATGCTCACCCTGGTCGGCGGGCACTACGTGGCGCTGTTCCCGGCCGGGACCGAACCGCTGGGCGACGGCGTCATCCCGGCCGACCGGGTGCGCCTGCCCTACAGCCTGATGGAGACCTTCCAGGACGCCACCGCTCCGCTGCGCGAGGTGAACGGCGACACCCTGCGCCGCAACCTCGCCGAACTCGACCGCGCGGTCACCGACGCGCCGGAGACGCTGCGCACCACCCTCGACACCGTCGGCAGCTACGTCGACGCGATCGACCGGCAGCGCGCCCAGGTCTCCAACGCCATCGCCGTCGCCGACGAGTACGTCACCATGTACGACGGCGCCAAGAGCGATCTGCGCAGGCTGATGGAGAACGTCATCCTGCTCGAGGACGTGCTCATCGACAAGCGCGCCGAACTGCGCGAGGCGGTCGCGCTGCTGACCAGCGTGGTGCAGCGGGTCGCGGCCCTGGCCCCGGCCTGGGAGTCGTCGGTGCGGCCGCGCGCGGACCAGTTGTCCGCGGCGATCGGCCGGCTCACCGAGATGGGCGGCACGCTCGAACCCGTCATCGCCACCACCCGGGAACTCGGCGAGAAGCTGCGCACCCTGGTGATTCCGGAGGAGGGCCTGGTGATCGATCAGTCCGCGCAGACCGTGCCCGTGCCCGCGGGCCTCGAACTGCCGGATGTGTGCGTGCCGGTGCCGGGGAGGCAGTGCTGA
- a CDS encoding MlaD family protein, whose amino-acid sequence MTVRAAAWRLGLFAAVMAVVLALVLAAIQRPVAGDTETHEALFTDANGLKVGDDVRMFGVQVGKVERIGLEQSMAKVRFTVTTATPIYDNSRLAIRYQNLTGQRYIDLQQEPTPGVRLAPGAVVGADRTVPSFDVTSLFNGLQPVLATLSPEAVNQFTESMLAVIEGDGTGLGPAMAAIGQLSEYVGDRQQVIATLVKNMSELADKVGGRVHHLVPLLARLSDIFQALQANIGGLADFAMSAPSVLAPLDRLLGTLGLDPDRATDIDALVRSLFPDPREAVEVFGRLPGLLQAVDNALPRTVAGWQPECGNGPAEVPTPLRVLIAGQQVTICKR is encoded by the coding sequence ATGACGGTGCGTGCCGCCGCCTGGCGGCTCGGCCTGTTCGCCGCGGTGATGGCCGTGGTGCTCGCGCTGGTGCTGGCCGCGATCCAGCGCCCGGTCGCCGGGGACACCGAGACGCACGAGGCGCTGTTCACCGACGCCAACGGCCTGAAGGTCGGCGACGACGTGCGCATGTTCGGCGTGCAGGTCGGCAAGGTGGAGCGGATCGGCCTCGAGCAGTCGATGGCGAAGGTGCGGTTCACCGTCACCACCGCGACGCCGATCTACGACAACTCGCGCCTGGCCATCCGTTACCAGAACCTCACCGGCCAGCGCTACATCGACCTGCAGCAGGAACCGACGCCCGGGGTGCGGCTGGCCCCCGGCGCGGTCGTCGGCGCCGACCGGACGGTGCCGTCGTTCGACGTGACGAGCCTGTTCAACGGCCTGCAACCGGTGCTGGCCACGCTCTCCCCGGAGGCGGTCAACCAGTTCACCGAGAGCATGCTCGCGGTCATCGAGGGTGACGGCACCGGCCTCGGCCCGGCGATGGCGGCCATCGGGCAGCTCAGCGAATACGTCGGCGACCGGCAGCAAGTGATCGCCACGCTGGTGAAGAACATGTCCGAGCTGGCCGACAAGGTCGGCGGCCGGGTGCACCACCTGGTACCGCTGCTGGCCCGGCTCAGCGACATCTTCCAGGCGCTGCAGGCCAACATCGGCGGCCTGGCCGACTTCGCGATGAGCGCGCCCTCGGTGCTCGCGCCGCTGGACCGGTTGCTGGGCACGCTCGGCCTCGACCCGGACCGGGCCACCGACATCGACGCGCTGGTGCGCTCGCTGTTCCCGGATCCGCGGGAGGCCGTCGAGGTGTTCGGCCGGCTGCCCGGCCTGCTCCAAGCCGTCGACAACGCGCTGCCCCGCACCGTCGCGGGCTGGCAGCCCGAATGCGGCAACGGCCCCGCCGAGGTGCCCACCCCGCTGCGGGTGCTGATCGCCGGACAACAGGTGACGATATGCAAACGATGA
- a CDS encoding MlaD family protein, which produces MPEYGLPGVAADRTRARTLGLVLVALVVVVALVTGLYRGLRSEDGLRITLRTEQIGDGVTEGTQVRVDGVLAGEVTAIAPDERGTQRIDLRLDADALPGIDDSLRLDYAPANLFGISELELLRGPGGAPLRAGTVVDLTGPRAGDVYDATMGAILRSLSQVGETAFSPRLATVIAQISADVQAFTPLVQALITVARTIADHQTMPASELLGNLGPAFDGGGEFAGATIRILDQFHDIRILRTDQDRYDVGVGALTGSILPGLATTVSTAGEELAEATDMLAPMLAVLAQMVPRPAQSGAELRELLGRLRAAMPETPDGPVLNLEVELAHVPGLAVPLLGGAR; this is translated from the coding sequence GACTGGTGCTGGTGGCGCTGGTCGTGGTGGTCGCGCTGGTGACGGGTCTCTATCGCGGATTGCGCAGCGAGGACGGGCTGCGCATCACGCTGCGCACCGAGCAGATCGGCGACGGCGTCACCGAGGGCACCCAGGTGCGGGTGGACGGCGTGCTGGCCGGTGAGGTGACCGCGATCGCACCCGACGAGCGCGGCACCCAGCGCATCGACCTGCGCCTGGACGCCGACGCGCTGCCCGGCATCGACGACTCGCTGCGGCTGGACTACGCACCGGCCAACCTGTTCGGCATCAGCGAACTGGAACTGCTGCGCGGCCCCGGCGGTGCGCCGCTGCGGGCGGGCACCGTCGTCGACCTCACCGGCCCGCGGGCGGGCGACGTCTACGACGCCACCATGGGCGCGATCCTGCGCAGCCTCTCCCAGGTGGGCGAGACCGCGTTCTCCCCGCGCCTGGCCACCGTGATCGCGCAGATCTCCGCCGACGTGCAGGCCTTCACCCCGCTGGTGCAGGCGCTGATCACGGTGGCGCGCACCATCGCCGACCACCAGACCATGCCCGCCTCGGAACTGCTCGGCAATCTCGGCCCCGCCTTCGACGGCGGCGGCGAGTTCGCCGGCGCGACGATCCGGATCCTCGACCAGTTCCACGACATCCGCATCCTGCGCACCGACCAGGACCGCTACGACGTCGGGGTCGGCGCCCTGACCGGCTCGATCCTGCCCGGCCTGGCCACCACGGTCAGCACGGCCGGCGAGGAACTCGCCGAGGCCACCGACATGCTCGCGCCGATGCTGGCCGTGCTGGCGCAGATGGTGCCGCGCCCGGCGCAGTCCGGCGCCGAGCTGCGCGAACTGCTCGGCCGACTGCGTGCGGCGATGCCGGAGACCCCGGACGGCCCGGTGCTGAATCTCGAGGTCGAACTCGCGCACGTGCCCGGCCTGGCGGTCCCGCTGCTCGGAGGTGCCCGATGA